The following are from one region of the Arcobacter defluvii genome:
- a CDS encoding NnrS family protein translates to MLFSWYKRFFSQPHQPFFTSGILFFTLFMILFILVYSNILVLDTSILTYHAYSMVFVVFLQFFLGFLFVVFPKFLMQAEISEKIYKRHFFAYFFNSLCIFLSLIFYSKITFVFQIFLLITQIFSFKLLLDIHKKSLVQIKNDTKWVLIAFFAGLISHFLFIISNLDFKYSFFISKIAINIGFYLFLFMIFLTISQRMIPFFTRAKVPNHVAYKSLKFLKIVFILLILKIVILSFDDVRFNLISDIPIFFIITKELIKWKLPIFKVEAIIWILYLGLYWIVLGFFISIIESFFAIYNSSIYFEKIVIHSFALGYFLTLLIGFGTRVILGHSGNQIVANRFTVIIFIALQFIVLLRLFSSICSNFGLDYIFFLNLTAILLVLVLLVWSSKYITILLKGK, encoded by the coding sequence ATGTTGTTTTCATGGTATAAAAGATTTTTTTCTCAACCACATCAACCATTCTTTACAAGTGGGATACTGTTTTTTACTCTATTTATGATACTTTTTATTTTGGTTTATTCAAATATTTTAGTTTTAGATACATCAATTTTGACTTATCATGCTTATAGTATGGTTTTTGTAGTTTTTTTACAGTTCTTTCTAGGTTTTTTATTTGTTGTTTTCCCTAAATTTCTTATGCAAGCTGAAATTTCAGAAAAAATATATAAAAGACATTTTTTTGCATATTTTTTTAATTCATTATGCATATTTTTAAGTTTAATTTTTTATTCAAAAATTACTTTCGTTTTTCAAATTTTTCTTTTGATTACACAAATATTTAGTTTTAAACTACTGTTAGATATTCATAAAAAAAGTTTAGTTCAAATTAAAAATGATACCAAATGGGTTTTAATAGCATTTTTTGCAGGACTTATTTCACATTTTTTATTTATAATTTCAAATTTAGATTTTAAATACTCTTTTTTTATTTCAAAAATAGCTATTAATATTGGATTTTATCTATTTTTATTTATGATATTTTTAACTATTTCTCAAAGAATGATACCTTTTTTTACAAGAGCTAAAGTGCCAAATCATGTAGCTTATAAAAGTTTAAAATTTTTAAAAATAGTTTTTATATTACTTATTTTAAAGATTGTAATTTTATCTTTTGATGATGTTAGATTCAATCTTATCAGTGATATACCTATATTTTTTATTATTACAAAAGAGTTGATAAAATGGAAACTTCCAATATTTAAAGTAGAAGCAATAATTTGGATATTATATTTAGGACTTTATTGGATAGTTCTAGGATTTTTCATATCAATTATCGAGAGTTTTTTTGCTATTTATAACTCAAGTATCTATTTTGAAAAGATTGTAATTCATAGTTTTGCTTTGGGATATTTTTTGACTTTACTTATAGGTTTTGGAACTAGGGTAATTTTAGGACATTCAGGAAATCAAATAGTTGCGAATAGATTTACAGTTATAATTTTTATAGCTTTACAATTTATTGTGTTATTAAGACTTTTTTCTTCAATTTGTTCAAATTTTGGTTTGGATTATATCTTTTTCCTAAATTTAACAGCTATTTTGTTAGTTTTAGTTTTACTTGTTTGGTCGAGTAAATATATAACTATTTTATTAAAAGGCAAATAA
- the msrP gene encoding protein-methionine-sulfoxide reductase catalytic subunit MsrP — protein MKLIRKKSWQITENLVTPKEFFEKRRSFIKLGAATLVSSGAIMELLANEKLPTQTLNYIKDKNINNLKLNTYEQITSHNNFYEFTTNQRDVKDMAHTLKTENWKVTIDGLVENPMEVDLDDLVKMFDIEERIYRFRCVEGWSMVVPWNGFTLSSLIKKVKPLSTAKYLRFETLVDKDSFPDQSRGVFATLDYPYVEGLRIDEAMNDLSFLAIGLYGDVMPKQNGAPIRLVVPWKYGFKSIKSIVKISFVEKEPLNTWQKENPKEYGFYANVNPNVDHPRWSQKKERVLGSFLKQNTLMFNGYENEVASLYKNMDLTKYF, from the coding sequence ATGAAACTTATTAGAAAAAAATCTTGGCAGATAACTGAAAACTTAGTAACTCCAAAAGAGTTTTTTGAAAAAAGAAGAAGTTTTATAAAACTAGGAGCTGCAACACTTGTATCAAGTGGAGCAATTATGGAACTTTTAGCAAATGAAAAATTACCTACCCAAACTCTAAATTATATAAAAGATAAAAATATAAATAATCTAAAATTAAATACTTACGAGCAAATAACTTCTCACAATAATTTTTATGAATTTACTACAAATCAAAGAGATGTTAAAGATATGGCACATACTTTGAAAACTGAAAATTGGAAAGTAACTATTGATGGTTTAGTTGAAAATCCTATGGAAGTTGATTTAGATGATTTAGTAAAAATGTTTGATATTGAAGAGAGAATTTACAGATTTAGATGTGTTGAAGGTTGGTCTATGGTTGTTCCTTGGAATGGATTTACACTTTCTAGTTTAATAAAAAAAGTAAAACCACTTTCAACTGCAAAATATTTAAGATTTGAGACTTTAGTTGATAAGGATAGTTTTCCAGACCAAAGTAGAGGTGTATTTGCAACTTTAGATTATCCATATGTTGAAGGTTTACGAATAGATGAAGCTATGAATGATTTATCTTTTTTAGCAATTGGTTTATATGGAGATGTTATGCCAAAACAAAATGGTGCTCCAATAAGACTTGTAGTTCCATGGAAATATGGTTTTAAATCAATAAAATCAATAGTTAAAATCTCTTTTGTAGAAAAAGAACCACTTAATACTTGGCAAAAAGAAAATCCAAAAGAGTATGGTTTTTATGCAAATGTAAATCCAAATGTTGACCATCCAAGATGGTCTCAAAAAAAAGAGAGAGTTTTGGGAAGTTTTTTAAAACAAAACACTTTAATGTTTAATGGTTATGAAAATGAAGTTGCAAGTTTATATAAAAATATGGATTTAACAAAGTATTTCTAA
- a CDS encoding sulfite oxidase heme-binding subunit YedZ: protein MVRFFIYLLSLAPLIYLNIRLFIFDNVNDPIKYIYTITGATATVILFFTISISLIKEKINLIKYRKEVGLLGFFYALLHLLNFVVLDASFDLDFIFKEILEKPFIYLGMIAFFIVLFMAITSTKQLFRKYNKYHKFIYLALILITIHWIMAQKSINISQYVYIVIILLIGFSKLFQQLIKNLK from the coding sequence ATGGTACGATTTTTTATATATTTATTAAGTTTAGCTCCTCTTATTTATTTAAATATTAGGTTATTTATATTTGATAATGTAAATGACCCAATAAAATATATCTATACAATAACAGGTGCAACTGCAACAGTAATACTATTTTTTACAATATCTATTTCACTAATAAAAGAGAAAATAAATTTAATAAAATATAGAAAAGAAGTAGGACTTTTAGGATTTTTTTATGCTTTATTACATCTTCTGAACTTTGTAGTTTTAGATGCTTCTTTTGATTTAGATTTTATTTTTAAAGAGATTTTAGAAAAACCATTTATTTATTTAGGAATGATTGCTTTTTTTATAGTTTTATTTATGGCAATTACTTCAACAAAACAACTTTTTAGAAAATATAATAAATATCATAAATTTATATATTTAGCTTTGATTTTAATAACAATTCACTGGATTATGGCTCAAAAATCAATAAATATTTCTCAATATGTATATATAGTAATTATTCTTTTGATAGGTTTTAGTAAATTGTTTCAGCAGTTAATTAAGAATCTAAAATAG
- a CDS encoding ATP-dependent helicase — translation MPLSNLNQEQLEAATCPYGFNLIIASAGTGKTSTIVGRIANLINNGVKPNQILLLTFTNKAAAEMVARVAKFFGKDIAKQIMAGTFHSVSYKLLKELNVNITLKQPNELKTLFKSIYEKRVFMERNDEANPYDGGYLYDMYSLYLNSNDGEDFASWIKSKNASHEIYTLIYEDVVAEFHELKTKYGYANFDDLLTLMLETLKEKEFDFKEILVDEYQDTNPLQGRLLDGFRPKSLFCVGDYDQSIYAFNGSDIGIISTFAKRYENAKVFTLRKNYRSTKPILDLATKVIEFNERVYEKKLEVVRTQEEHKPKLLAFNELFSQYEYISQLISKSETPHNEIAIIYRNNSSADGIEANLREFSIPAKRKGGMSFFDSVEVKFILDVLVMQLSHNDMMAFIHVVEHGKGIGKAIAKDVFDALIRLGDGDILRGLFQPRSDINNPYETGKIKNQQLGLFDDFIELGSVSKFKDCNFEEAFLGNPILKHPKLNVDGGKYLYDIYLLMKHLRRTKNPETLVGNIISSMAYSKLKDFLSTKRATQKDGTINPMQKTKALAKINRKGMLLKNLSRNFNDLSKFINSMILGGSEMSEGDGVNLLSIHASKGLEFKEVYVIDLMDGRFPNRKLMSKGGSIEEERRLFYVAVTRAKDILYLSYAKYDKMKKLTFVASPFLKEAGMQIKDDEESQIQE, via the coding sequence ATGCCTTTATCAAATCTAAATCAAGAACAACTAGAAGCGGCAACTTGTCCTTATGGTTTTAATCTAATTATTGCAAGTGCTGGGACAGGAAAAACTTCTACTATAGTTGGGAGAATTGCAAATTTAATAAACAATGGTGTTAAACCAAATCAAATATTACTTTTAACTTTTACAAATAAAGCAGCAGCTGAAATGGTAGCAAGGGTTGCTAAATTTTTTGGAAAAGATATCGCAAAACAAATAATGGCAGGAACTTTTCACTCTGTTTCTTATAAACTTTTAAAAGAACTAAATGTAAATATTACTTTAAAACAGCCAAATGAATTAAAAACTTTATTTAAATCTATTTATGAAAAAAGAGTTTTTATGGAAAGAAATGATGAAGCAAATCCATATGATGGTGGATATTTGTATGATATGTACTCTTTATATCTAAATTCAAATGATGGTGAAGATTTTGCTTCATGGATAAAATCAAAAAATGCTAGTCATGAAATTTATACTTTAATTTATGAAGATGTAGTTGCTGAATTTCATGAATTGAAAACAAAATATGGTTATGCAAATTTTGATGATTTACTAACACTTATGCTTGAAACTTTAAAAGAAAAAGAGTTTGATTTTAAAGAGATTTTAGTAGACGAGTATCAAGATACAAATCCACTTCAAGGAAGATTACTTGATGGATTTAGACCAAAATCACTATTTTGTGTAGGTGATTATGATCAAAGTATTTATGCTTTTAATGGTTCTGATATTGGAATTATTTCAACTTTTGCAAAAAGATATGAAAATGCAAAAGTATTTACTCTTAGAAAAAATTATCGTTCAACAAAACCAATCTTAGATTTAGCAACAAAAGTTATTGAATTTAATGAAAGGGTTTATGAAAAAAAACTTGAAGTTGTAAGAACTCAAGAAGAACATAAACCAAAACTATTAGCTTTTAATGAGCTTTTCTCTCAATATGAATATATCTCACAATTGATTTCAAAAAGTGAAACTCCACATAATGAAATTGCAATAATATATAGAAATAATTCAAGTGCAGATGGTATTGAAGCAAATTTAAGAGAGTTTTCCATTCCTGCTAAACGAAAAGGTGGAATGAGTTTTTTTGACTCTGTTGAAGTTAAATTTATACTTGATGTATTAGTTATGCAACTTTCTCACAATGATATGATGGCTTTTATTCATGTTGTTGAGCATGGAAAAGGTATTGGAAAAGCTATAGCAAAAGATGTATTTGATGCTTTAATTAGGCTTGGTGATGGAGATATTTTAAGAGGATTATTTCAACCAAGAAGTGATATAAACAATCCTTATGAAACAGGAAAAATCAAAAATCAGCAATTAGGTCTTTTTGATGATTTTATAGAGTTAGGTTCAGTTTCAAAATTTAAAGATTGTAATTTTGAAGAGGCATTTTTAGGAAATCCAATACTAAAACATCCAAAATTAAATGTTGATGGAGGAAAATATCTTTATGATATTTATTTATTAATGAAACATTTAAGAAGAACAAAAAATCCAGAGACATTGGTTGGAAATATCATATCTTCTATGGCATATTCTAAGTTAAAAGATTTTTTATCTACAAAAAGAGCAACACAAAAAGATGGAACAATAAATCCTATGCAAAAAACAAAAGCATTAGCGAAAATAAATAGAAAAGGTATGCTTTTAAAAAATTTATCAAGAAATTTTAACGACCTTTCAAAATTTATAAACTCTATGATTTTAGGTGGAAGTGAGATGAGTGAAGGTGATGGAGTAAATCTACTTTCAATTCATGCAAGTAAAGGTTTAGAGTTTAAAGAAGTTTATGTAATAGATCTAATGGATGGAAGATTTCCAAATCGAAAACTTATGAGTAAAGGTGGAAGTATTGAAGAAGAAAGACGTCTTTTTTACGTTGCAGTTACAAGGGCAAAAGATATCTTATATCTTTCATACGCAAAATATGACAAGATGAAAAAACTTACATTTGTAGCCAGTCCATTTCTAAAAGAAGCAGGTATGCAAATAAAAGACGACGAAGAATCTCAAATTCAAGAGTAA
- a CDS encoding cation:proton antiporter, whose product MEKFFLIITVCTIIMISPGVSKLTRTPVVVVEIFLGLFAGYLGLLYDDETLKLVAKFGFVYLMFLAGLEINLKLVKIIKATLAINVILYFIFLYTISGLVCWIFNLGVTYFVALPIFSLGMIMMLIKEYGKNEPWLNLALSIGVVGEVISILALTLFSGWIEYGFNIQFFLSLLTIFSVIVVSILGLRISYILFWWFPELKNFLIPDSQHDRYNQDIRFSISSLLILVAIMLVLKIDVVLGAFTAGLFFKMFFNQKHELLEKIESFGFGFFVPIFFIYTGSTVKLDMITFDILKHAIFIMCAIIMIRLISSYLSFFKYLKFKQTTLFALSDSMPLTFMVAIAMLSFNYGLITQSEYFSFIIASMIDGLFLMIFIRKLYKLFNQNT is encoded by the coding sequence ATGGAAAAATTTTTTTTAATCATAACTGTATGTACTATAATTATGATTTCTCCCGGAGTCTCTAAATTAACTAGAACACCAGTAGTTGTAGTTGAGATATTTTTAGGTCTATTTGCAGGATATTTAGGCTTATTATATGATGATGAAACATTAAAACTTGTTGCAAAATTTGGCTTTGTTTATCTGATGTTTTTAGCAGGTCTTGAAATAAATCTAAAACTTGTAAAAATCATAAAAGCAACTCTTGCTATAAATGTTATTTTATACTTTATATTTTTATATACAATTTCAGGTCTTGTTTGTTGGATTTTTAACTTAGGTGTTACTTATTTTGTTGCTTTACCAATTTTCTCTTTAGGTATGATTATGATGCTTATAAAAGAGTATGGAAAAAATGAACCTTGGCTAAATCTTGCTTTATCAATAGGTGTTGTTGGTGAAGTTATAAGTATTTTAGCACTTACTTTATTTAGTGGTTGGATTGAGTATGGTTTTAATATTCAATTTTTTCTTTCTCTATTGACAATATTTAGTGTAATTGTAGTTAGTATTTTAGGTTTAAGAATTTCATATATTTTGTTTTGGTGGTTTCCTGAATTAAAAAATTTTTTAATTCCTGATTCACAACATGACAGATATAATCAAGACATTCGTTTTTCTATCTCTAGTTTATTAATTTTAGTTGCAATAATGCTTGTATTAAAAATTGATGTTGTATTAGGAGCTTTTACAGCAGGTCTATTCTTTAAAATGTTTTTTAATCAAAAACATGAACTTCTTGAAAAAATTGAATCTTTTGGTTTTGGTTTTTTCGTTCCCATTTTCTTTATTTATACTGGTTCAACAGTAAAGCTTGATATGATAACTTTTGATATTTTAAAGCATGCAATTTTTATTATGTGCGCAATTATTATGATAAGACTTATTAGTTCATATTTGTCTTTTTTTAAGTATCTAAAGTTTAAACAAACTACACTTTTTGCTCTAAGTGATTCTATGCCTTTAACTTTTATGGTTGCAATTGCAATGCTTTCATTTAACTATGGATTAATAACTCAATCTGAGTATTTTTCTTTCATAATTGCAAGTATGATAGATGGACTTTTTTTAATGATTTTCATTAGAAAATTATATAAATTATTTAATCAAAATACTTAA
- the soxC gene encoding sulfite dehydrogenase, translating to MKKSEVLEIKENSITTEVTSRRDFFRKTAIYSAGALSAASVLSPLSARADDPAIINDAPWGQKLGDPVDKNLYGIPSPYEHNNIRRTHDLFSSGDAYASVSMCPIHESEGIITPNGLFFTRDHGGTAHVDPNEWRLMIHGKVKKEIVLTLDDLKKYPSETRIYFIECPANGSPEWRGPQFNSLQFMKGLMSAAQWTGVMLKTILDDLGLEKDAVWMLAEGSDNASNPRTIPVEKALDDVMVVWAQNGEALRPEQGYPVRLIVPGWEGNLNTKWLRRLEFSDKPWHSKEETSKYTMLQKSGKAIRYFWVNEVNSVITSPCPEKPWRNLKKGELVEIEGLAWSGHGTIKGVDISFDGGDNWVEAKLKGLVLPKSWTRFSYVFRWDGKPLLLASRSYDDFGNIQPTIDQETSAVGVESVYHRNAIVTWEITEKGECNNVQIRKHKKA from the coding sequence TTGAAAAAAAGCGAAGTTTTAGAAATAAAAGAAAATTCTATTACTACTGAAGTTACAAGTAGAAGAGATTTTTTTAGAAAAACTGCTATTTATTCTGCTGGAGCCTTAAGTGCTGCATCAGTTTTATCGCCATTGTCTGCAAGAGCAGATGACCCTGCAATAATAAATGATGCACCTTGGGGGCAAAAATTAGGAGATCCAGTAGATAAAAATTTATATGGTATCCCATCACCTTATGAACACAATAATATTAGAAGAACTCATGATTTATTCTCATCAGGAGATGCTTATGCTTCTGTATCTATGTGTCCAATTCATGAATCAGAAGGAATTATTACACCAAATGGTCTGTTTTTTACAAGAGATCATGGAGGAACAGCTCATGTTGATCCAAATGAGTGGAGATTAATGATTCATGGAAAAGTTAAAAAAGAGATAGTTTTAACTTTAGATGATTTAAAAAAATATCCAAGTGAAACAAGAATTTATTTTATAGAATGTCCTGCAAATGGAAGTCCAGAATGGAGAGGACCTCAATTTAACAGTTTACAATTTATGAAAGGTCTTATGAGTGCAGCTCAATGGACTGGAGTTATGTTAAAAACTATTTTAGATGACTTAGGTTTAGAAAAAGATGCTGTTTGGATGTTAGCTGAAGGAAGTGATAATGCTTCAAATCCAAGAACAATTCCTGTTGAAAAAGCACTTGATGATGTAATGGTTGTTTGGGCTCAAAATGGTGAAGCACTAAGACCTGAACAAGGTTATCCTGTAAGATTAATTGTTCCAGGATGGGAAGGTAACTTAAATACTAAATGGTTAAGAAGATTAGAATTTAGTGATAAACCTTGGCATTCAAAAGAAGAGACTTCTAAATATACAATGCTTCAAAAATCTGGAAAAGCTATCAGATATTTTTGGGTAAATGAAGTTAATTCAGTAATTACTAGCCCATGTCCTGAGAAACCATGGAGAAACTTGAAAAAAGGTGAGTTAGTAGAGATTGAAGGTCTAGCTTGGTCTGGTCATGGAACAATCAAAGGTGTTGATATCTCTTTTGATGGTGGAGATAATTGGGTTGAAGCTAAACTTAAAGGTTTAGTATTACCAAAATCTTGGACAAGATTTAGTTACGTATTTAGATGGGATGGAAAACCTTTATTGTTAGCAAGTAGATCTTATGATGATTTTGGAAATATTCAACCTACAATCGACCAAGAAACTTCTGCTGTTGGTGTAGAATCTGTATATCATAGAAATGCTATTGTTACTTGGGAAATTACTGAAAAAGGAGAGTGTAATAATGTTCAAATTAGAAAACACAAAAAAGCTTAA
- a CDS encoding c-type cytochrome, with protein MFKLENTKKLKTTLLSVSLSTLLATSAFAATKETSVDGAVKYPLKDGKYSSYYVNTQKVKDSNIGRVATEKEIKVWNVDVRPDGTGLPEYDMKEGEVVLGDDGKPKKAEGSVELGNELYDAQCAMCHGDFGSGGKGYPTLAGGSKESLKIQRLNPADEHPNPDTPVRTIGSYWPYATTLYWYVQDSMPFPHPKTLTNSETYAITAYLLSVNNITIDGEELEDEYVLDKEKLMKVVMPNHDGFYPEVDTKDPRDGVKNMTALLSDPKIYGTGTRCMKDCIKEDTNNLLMKINFDLTANANQPMSVERSLPKVEDNSVQPGQADYEASCSACHGNAAIGAPVVGDKNAWAKVTEKGIDKVYHNAINGINAMPPKGGTDLSDEKIKEVIDYMINSSK; from the coding sequence ATGTTCAAATTAGAAAACACAAAAAAGCTTAAAACTACTCTTCTTAGTGTTAGTTTATCAACTTTATTAGCAACTTCAGCATTTGCAGCAACAAAAGAAACATCTGTTGATGGGGCAGTAAAATATCCATTAAAAGATGGAAAATATTCTTCATATTATGTGAATACACAAAAAGTTAAAGATTCAAATATTGGAAGAGTTGCTACTGAAAAAGAGATTAAAGTTTGGAATGTTGACGTAAGACCTGACGGGACTGGTTTACCTGAATATGATATGAAAGAGGGTGAAGTTGTTCTTGGTGATGATGGAAAACCTAAAAAAGCTGAAGGTTCTGTAGAACTTGGAAATGAACTTTATGATGCTCAATGTGCTATGTGTCATGGTGATTTTGGTTCAGGTGGTAAAGGTTATCCTACTTTAGCTGGAGGTTCAAAAGAATCTTTAAAAATTCAAAGATTAAATCCAGCAGATGAACATCCAAATCCTGATACACCAGTTAGAACAATTGGTTCATATTGGCCTTATGCAACAACATTATATTGGTATGTTCAAGATTCTATGCCTTTCCCTCATCCAAAAACTTTAACAAATAGTGAAACTTATGCAATTACAGCATATTTATTATCTGTAAATAATATTACTATTGATGGTGAAGAACTTGAAGATGAATATGTATTAGACAAAGAAAAATTAATGAAAGTTGTTATGCCAAATCATGATGGTTTCTATCCTGAAGTTGATACAAAAGATCCAAGAGATGGTGTAAAAAATATGACAGCATTATTGTCTGATCCAAAAATTTATGGAACAGGTACAAGATGTATGAAAGATTGTATAAAAGAAGATACAAATAATCTTTTAATGAAAATAAATTTTGATTTAACAGCAAATGCAAATCAACCAATGTCTGTTGAAAGAAGTTTACCAAAAGTTGAAGATAATTCAGTACAACCTGGTCAAGCCGATTATGAAGCTAGTTGTTCTGCTTGTCATGGAAATGCTGCAATTGGAGCACCTGTAGTTGGAGATAAAAATGCTTGGGCTAAGGTTACTGAAAAAGGAATTGATAAAGTATATCATAATGCAATAAATGGTATAAATGCTATGCCTCCTAAAGGTGGAACAGACCTTAGTGATGAAAAAATTAAAGAAGTAATCGATTATATGATTAATTCTAGTAAATAA
- the soxX gene encoding sulfur oxidation c-type cytochrome SoxX: MNVIKSLLTAAAISGVVAVSSFASDSELVKKGEKIFMTNTQGNCLACHAINGKTVDGPGSMGPVLQYLSAWPEEALYDKIFDPYVSNPISAMPAFGKNGWLSDEEIKAVVAYLKTIN; this comes from the coding sequence ATGAATGTAATCAAGAGTTTATTAACAGCAGCAGCTATAAGTGGAGTTGTTGCAGTAAGTAGTTTTGCATCTGATTCTGAATTAGTTAAAAAAGGTGAAAAAATCTTTATGACTAATACTCAAGGAAATTGTCTAGCTTGTCATGCTATAAATGGAAAAACTGTTGATGGACCAGGAAGTATGGGACCTGTTTTACAGTATCTATCTGCATGGCCAGAAGAAGCATTATATGATAAAATTTTTGATCCATATGTTTCAAATCCAATTTCTGCAATGCCTGCATTTGGTAAAAATGGTTGGCTAAGTGATGAAGAAATTAAAGCAGTAGTTGCTTATTTAAAAACAATAAATTAA
- the soxY gene encoding thiosulfate oxidation carrier protein SoxY: protein MINRRNFLGLGLGAIAIAAIPGKLSAVDFRETKPKAWTATKVDEAVKEIFGTTATVEGGVNLSAPDIAENGAVIPVSFSTDLKATKIAVFQDANPESAVAVFSLNEFSVADYAIRIKMAKTGTVTVIAEAEGKLHSVSKLVKVTIGGCGG, encoded by the coding sequence ATGATTAATAGAAGAAATTTTTTAGGATTAGGATTAGGAGCTATTGCAATCGCAGCAATTCCTGGTAAGTTAAGTGCAGTTGATTTTAGAGAAACAAAACCAAAAGCTTGGACAGCAACAAAAGTTGATGAAGCAGTAAAAGAAATTTTCGGTACAACTGCAACTGTTGAAGGTGGAGTTAATTTAAGTGCACCTGATATTGCAGAAAATGGAGCAGTTATTCCTGTTTCTTTCTCAACAGATTTAAAAGCTACTAAAATTGCTGTATTCCAAGATGCAAATCCTGAAAGTGCTGTTGCAGTATTTAGTTTAAATGAATTTAGTGTTGCTGATTATGCAATCAGAATTAAAATGGCAAAAACAGGAACAGTTACAGTTATTGCAGAAGCAGAAGGAAAATTACATTCAGTTTCTAAATTAGTAAAAGTTACAATTGGTGGATGTGGTGGTTGA
- the soxZ gene encoding thiosulfate oxidation carrier complex protein SoxZ yields MAGTTKIKAKLKNGVIEVKALASHPMLSYQEAERAKKEANFITYVVAKVGDKVVYEASTSQFLSKDPYLKFSFTGANAGDVVELTWKDLKGNTDVSSEKIK; encoded by the coding sequence ATGGCAGGTACTACAAAAATTAAAGCAAAATTAAAAAATGGTGTTATTGAAGTAAAAGCATTAGCAAGTCATCCAATGTTAAGTTATCAAGAAGCTGAAAGAGCAAAAAAAGAAGCAAACTTTATTACTTATGTAGTTGCAAAAGTTGGAGATAAAGTTGTATATGAAGCATCAACTTCTCAATTCTTATCAAAAGATCCTTATTTAAAATTCTCATTTACAGGTGCAAATGCAGGTGATGTAGTTGAGTTAACATGGAAAGATTTAAAAGGTAACACAGACGTAAGTAGTGAGAAAATTAAATAA
- the soxA gene encoding sulfur oxidation c-type cytochrome SoxA translates to MLSKIAKSTALLALAAYSLNAADFNAGAEKDRIALIKYFETKFADPEKEKNRFFPYSTDEELKNDYAKNLKHNDFNIGTYAFSKDAKSQYEAIKEMPPYEDAIDAGEELYNKKFANGNSFATCFPDPAIANLYPYYDEKKKDVVSLTSAVNDCLRDNGEKEFNTQKGDMANIQAYLVNATTEAGKKFDIKIQNEAAKKAYEAGKEFYYSQRGYLKMSCATCHVQGSGLRVRNEKLSTLTGQITQFPVHRLKWGDLGTLERRLSGCVVDQGQVPPKDESTQMKQLIYFMAYMSNGMAIDGPDIRK, encoded by the coding sequence ATGTTATCAAAAATTGCTAAGTCAACAGCTCTTTTAGCATTAGCAGCATATTCTTTAAATGCTGCTGATTTTAATGCTGGGGCTGAAAAAGATAGAATTGCGTTAATTAAATATTTTGAGACTAAATTTGCTGATCCAGAAAAAGAGAAAAATAGATTCTTTCCATATTCAACAGATGAAGAATTAAAAAATGATTATGCTAAAAATCTAAAACATAATGATTTTAATATTGGAACTTATGCATTTTCAAAAGATGCAAAATCTCAATATGAAGCAATCAAAGAAATGCCACCTTATGAAGATGCTATTGATGCTGGAGAAGAGTTATATAACAAAAAATTTGCAAACGGTAATTCATTTGCAACTTGTTTCCCAGATCCTGCAATTGCAAACTTATATCCATATTATGATGAAAAGAAAAAAGATGTTGTTTCTTTAACATCTGCGGTTAATGATTGCTTAAGAGACAATGGAGAAAAAGAGTTTAATACGCAAAAAGGTGATATGGCAAATATTCAAGCTTATTTAGTAAATGCAACTACAGAAGCTGGTAAAAAATTTGATATAAAAATTCAAAATGAAGCAGCTAAAAAAGCATATGAAGCAGGAAAAGAATTTTATTATTCTCAAAGAGGTTATTTAAAAATGTCTTGTGCAACTTGTCACGTTCAAGGTTCAGGATTAAGAGTTAGAAATGAAAAACTTTCTACATTAACAGGACAAATAACTCAATTCCCAGTACATAGATTGAAATGGGGAGATTTAGGTACACTAGAAAGAAGATTGTCAGGTTGTGTTGTAGATCAAGGACAAGTTCCACCAAAAGATGAAAGTACACAAATGAAACAACTAATTTACTTTATGGCATATATGTCAAATGGTATGGCAATTGATGGTCCAGATATAAGAAAATAA